AAGTCGTGGATGGGTTGATCACACCGTTAGTTAGTCTGGTTTTTGTCATGACTACAGGCAAACAAAGTGCGGATGATGCATTGGGAGCTCTTGTATTTTCAGTGAAAGGTGTACCGTTTAAAATCGGTGATGTGATCAGTGCTATTATTACCTTTTTAATTACTGCGTTTGTATTATTCCTAATCGTGAAAGCTGCAAATCGAATGAAGAAAAAACCAGAAGCCGAAGCAGATAAAACAGAAGAAATCCTGCTTACGAGTGAAGATTATCTTGAGCAGATCCGTGATTTACTGGCTGCACAAAATGCTGAAAAAACAGTTGCCGTTACTAAAGAATCAGCTACAGATAATAAGAATTAAGTGAATGATCGATAAAAAAGTTGGTGAAATCACTTCACCAACTTTTTTTATTTCCTCATCTTC
This sequence is a window from Enterococcus wangshanyuanii. Protein-coding genes within it:
- the mscL gene encoding large conductance mechanosensitive channel protein MscL, with the translated sequence MIKEFKEFIMRGSVLDLAVGVVIGSAFTAIVTKVVDGLITPLVSLVFVMTTGKQSADDALGALVFSVKGVPFKIGDVISAIITFLITAFVLFLIVKAANRMKKKPEAEADKTEEILLTSEDYLEQIRDLLAAQNAEKTVAVTKESATDNKN